In the genome of Polaribacter sp. MED152, one region contains:
- the polA gene encoding DNA polymerase I — protein sequence MADQKRLFLVDAYALIFRGYYAFIKNPRINSKGLDTSAIMGFMNSLLDVIKRERPDHLAVCFDKGGSTDRVEMFQEYKANRDATPEPITQAIPYICNILEAMHIPIMVKEGFEADDVIGTLSKQAEKEGFKTFMVTPDKDFAQLVSENIFMYKPRFGGGYDIWGVPEVLEKFQVTDPLQVIDFLGMMGDSADNIPGLPGVGEKTAKKFLAQFGSMEGLLANTDQLKGKMKEKVEANGELGLLSKKLATIMLDVPVSFNAKDFTLDQPDVEKVKEIFNELEFRNLLTNFLKTFATETTTKTAETDTKSESNTKKLATNAEGQFDLFAAPGSGSITQEESLSGFKNINNTNHFYQHIDSTLSRKLLIKKLLQQPSVCFDTETTGLKALEVELIGIAFSYEIGKGYYVSFPENQEETKAILEEFRPFFESEMIEKVGHNLKYDIKVLSNYNMPVKGKLFDTMIAHYLINPDMRHNMDVLAETYLNYHPVSITELIGKKGKNQLSMRVVPIKDQTEYAVEDADITYQLKQHFTKELDSGNVTELFNKVELPLVSVLTAMEIEGINVDTNFLKQLSTALTDDINRLEKEIYEQAGEEFNIASPKQLGIVLFENMKLVDKPKKTKTGQYKTGEDILSFLAKEHKIIRDIQEYRQYKKLQSTYVDALPNEINKKTGRIHTQYMQAVAATGRLSSNNPNLQNIPIRTERGREVRKAFVPKDENYVLLAADYSQIELRIIAALSEEETMINAFKNGEDIHASTAAKVFGVDINDVTREQRSNAKTVNFGIVYGVSAFGLSNQTDLSRGEAKELIDTYYETYPKLKAYMSAQVDFAREHGYVETVLNRRRYLKDINSRNAMVRSGAERNAVNAPIQGSAADIIKLAMINIHNRFIQEGFKSKMLLQVHDELVFDAHKDELETIKPIIKNEMENAFKMTVPLDVEMGIGQNWLEAH from the coding sequence ATGGCAGATCAAAAAAGACTTTTTCTAGTTGATGCTTATGCATTAATTTTCAGAGGATATTACGCATTTATAAAGAACCCAAGAATAAACTCTAAGGGTTTAGACACATCTGCTATTATGGGTTTTATGAACTCTCTATTAGATGTTATTAAACGTGAAAGACCAGATCATTTAGCGGTTTGTTTTGATAAAGGTGGAAGCACAGATAGAGTTGAAATGTTTCAAGAATACAAAGCAAATAGAGATGCTACTCCAGAACCAATAACACAAGCAATACCTTACATCTGCAATATTTTAGAAGCCATGCATATACCAATTATGGTTAAAGAAGGTTTTGAGGCAGATGATGTTATTGGTACACTTTCTAAGCAAGCAGAGAAAGAGGGTTTTAAAACCTTTATGGTTACTCCAGATAAAGATTTTGCACAATTAGTTTCAGAAAATATCTTCATGTACAAGCCACGTTTTGGAGGTGGTTATGACATTTGGGGTGTGCCAGAAGTATTAGAAAAATTTCAAGTTACAGATCCTTTACAAGTAATCGACTTTTTAGGAATGATGGGTGATTCTGCAGATAACATTCCTGGTTTACCTGGAGTTGGAGAAAAAACTGCAAAGAAATTTTTAGCGCAATTTGGTTCTATGGAAGGCTTATTGGCTAACACAGATCAATTAAAAGGTAAAATGAAAGAAAAGGTAGAAGCAAATGGTGAACTTGGTTTACTTTCTAAAAAGCTTGCTACCATTATGTTAGATGTTCCTGTTTCTTTCAATGCCAAAGATTTTACATTAGATCAGCCAGATGTAGAAAAAGTGAAAGAAATTTTTAATGAATTAGAATTCAGAAACCTTTTAACAAACTTCTTAAAAACATTTGCTACAGAAACCACCACAAAAACAGCTGAAACAGATACTAAAAGTGAAAGCAATACTAAAAAATTGGCAACAAATGCAGAAGGTCAGTTTGATTTATTTGCAGCACCTGGTTCTGGCAGTATCACTCAAGAAGAAAGTTTATCTGGCTTTAAAAACATAAACAACACAAATCATTTTTATCAGCACATAGATAGTACATTATCTCGTAAACTGTTAATTAAAAAATTATTACAACAACCTTCTGTTTGTTTTGATACAGAAACTACAGGTTTAAAAGCATTAGAGGTTGAGTTAATAGGTATTGCATTTTCTTATGAAATTGGTAAAGGATACTATGTTTCATTTCCAGAAAACCAAGAAGAAACAAAAGCTATTTTAGAGGAATTTAGACCATTTTTTGAATCAGAAATGATAGAAAAGGTTGGTCATAATTTAAAATATGATATTAAGGTTTTATCTAATTACAACATGCCTGTTAAAGGTAAATTGTTCGATACTATGATCGCTCATTACCTCATCAACCCAGATATGAGGCATAATATGGATGTTTTGGCTGAAACGTATTTGAATTACCACCCAGTTTCAATCACAGAACTAATTGGTAAAAAAGGTAAAAATCAGCTTTCTATGAGGGTTGTTCCTATAAAAGATCAAACAGAATATGCTGTTGAGGATGCAGATATTACCTATCAACTAAAACAGCACTTTACCAAAGAATTAGATAGTGGTAACGTTACTGAACTTTTTAACAAAGTAGAATTGCCTTTGGTATCTGTTTTAACAGCTATGGAAATTGAAGGAATTAATGTAGATACAAACTTTCTAAAACAACTTTCTACAGCTTTAACTGATGACATAAATAGACTAGAAAAAGAAATTTACGAACAAGCAGGAGAAGAATTTAATATAGCCTCTCCAAAACAATTAGGAATTGTATTGTTTGAAAATATGAAGTTGGTAGATAAGCCTAAAAAAACCAAAACAGGTCAATATAAAACTGGTGAAGATATTTTATCATTCTTAGCTAAAGAACATAAAATAATTAGAGACATTCAAGAATACAGGCAATACAAAAAACTACAAAGTACCTATGTTGATGCCTTACCGAACGAAATTAATAAAAAAACAGGTAGAATTCACACACAATACATGCAAGCTGTTGCTGCAACTGGTAGATTAAGCTCTAACAATCCTAACCTACAAAACATACCAATAAGAACTGAAAGAGGACGTGAAGTACGTAAAGCATTTGTACCAAAAGATGAAAATTATGTTTTATTGGCAGCTGATTACAGCCAAATAGAATTGCGAATTATTGCAGCTTTAAGTGAAGAAGAAACCATGATAAATGCTTTTAAAAATGGCGAAGACATTCATGCTTCTACTGCTGCTAAAGTTTTTGGTGTTGATATAAATGATGTTACTCGCGAACAAAGAAGTAATGCTAAAACCGTAAACTTTGGTATTGTTTATGGAGTTTCTGCTTTTGGCTTAAGTAACCAAACAGACTTGAGCAGAGGTGAAGCCAAAGAATTAATTGATACGTATTATGAAACATATCCTAAATTAAAAGCATACATGTCTGCTCAAGTAGATTTTGCTAGAGAACATGGTTATGTAGAAACCGTTTTAAACAGACGTAGGTATTTAAAAGACATTAATTCTAGAAATGCTATGGTGAGAAGTGGTGCAGAAAGAAATGCTGTAAATGCTCCAATACAGGGCTCTGCTGCAGATATTATAAAACTAGCCATGATTAATATTCATAATAGATTCATTCAAGAAGGTTTTAAATCTAAAATGCTATTGCAGGTGCATGATGAATTGGTTTTCGATGCTCATAAAGATGAATTAGAAACTATTAAACCTATTATAAAAAACGAAATGGAGAATGCATTTAAAATGACTGTACCTTTAGACGTAGAAATGGGAATTGGCCAAAATTGGTTAGAAGCGCATTAG
- a CDS encoding sterol desaturase family protein, whose protein sequence is MDAIVAFFENLTSVQKLIWIISCLAVFWILEGIYPLKKHKYNKWKHAKTNFVLLGSTILINVVFGLLTVGIFLWLDTNNFGLLNLVDFPVWVEVILAIMILDFMSQYVVHFMLHKIPVMWRFHTVHHSDRHVDVTSGTRHHPIDFIFRETFALLGIIIAGLPLAYYLIYRILTVLFTYFSHADIQLPIWLDKAISYVFISPNTHKFHHHHVMPWTDTNFGNIFSFWDRIFGTFIYEDTNDIIYGVDILDAEKSDDVLYQLKAPFQKGLKSAEYEG, encoded by the coding sequence ATGGATGCAATTGTGGCTTTTTTTGAGAACCTAACTAGTGTACAAAAACTAATATGGATTATAAGTTGTTTGGCTGTTTTTTGGATATTAGAAGGTATTTATCCTCTCAAAAAACACAAATACAACAAATGGAAGCATGCAAAAACCAACTTTGTTTTATTAGGTTCAACAATATTAATAAATGTTGTTTTTGGGCTTTTAACTGTAGGTATTTTTCTTTGGTTAGATACTAATAATTTTGGCTTGTTAAATTTAGTTGATTTTCCTGTTTGGGTAGAGGTTATTTTAGCCATTATGATACTAGACTTTATGTCTCAATATGTGGTACATTTTATGCTACATAAAATACCTGTAATGTGGCGTTTTCACACAGTGCATCATAGTGATAGGCATGTAGATGTAACTTCTGGAACAAGGCATCATCCAATAGATTTTATATTTAGAGAAACCTTTGCTTTATTAGGCATTATTATAGCAGGTTTACCTCTAGCCTATTATTTAATTTACCGAATTTTAACCGTGCTTTTTACTTATTTTTCTCACGCAGATATTCAACTACCTATTTGGTTAGATAAAGCTATAAGTTACGTTTTTATCTCACCTAATACTCATAAATTTCATCATCATCATGTAATGCCTTGGACAGACACTAATTTTGGAAATATTTTTTCTTTTTGGGATAGAATCTTTGGAACCTTCATCTATGAAGATACAAATGATATTATTTATGGTGTAGATATTTTAGATGCAGAAAAATCAGATGATGTACTCTATCAACTAAAAGCACCTTTTCAAAAAGGCCTAAAATCAGCAGAATATGAAGGGTAA
- a CDS encoding metallophosphoesterase, whose translation MPRWLIPLIILVIVIVAVEIYTFQAFKTLSKNKWVRFSFLVVSIAVYINFLITMLTYDRGNGQTPQFQMAMGLLLTFSIPKLVVIIFLFGEDVYRWIVKLISAVSNGETQPIPSRRKFISQLALGIAAIPFVSFIYGIIQGKYNYKVIKYQLTFDDLPAAFDGYTITQISDIHSGSFTNREKIQYGVDLINEQQSDLLLFTGDIVNNKADEMDDWIDVFDKLTAKEGKYAILGNHDYGDYMDWKTPQDKIDNFEKVKNIHKRIGFDLLLDEHRYIEKDGEKIALLGVENWGKGFNQAGDLAKASAGVSKDDFKILMSHDPSHWQEKVKKDDFNYHLTLSGHTHGLQMGIEIPGFLKWSPSQYVYKQWAGLYEEFGRFINVNRGFGYHAFPGRVGIWPEITVIELKKA comes from the coding sequence ATGCCTCGTTGGTTAATTCCTTTAATAATCTTAGTTATTGTAATTGTTGCAGTAGAGATTTATACTTTTCAAGCATTTAAAACATTATCTAAAAATAAGTGGGTTCGCTTTTCATTTTTAGTAGTTAGTATTGCTGTTTATATTAACTTTTTAATTACCATGCTAACCTATGATAGAGGTAATGGGCAAACACCACAATTTCAAATGGCAATGGGGTTATTGTTAACCTTTTCGATACCAAAATTAGTGGTAATTATTTTTCTCTTTGGAGAAGATGTTTATAGATGGATTGTAAAATTAATATCTGCAGTTTCTAATGGAGAAACACAGCCAATACCTAGTAGAAGAAAATTTATTTCTCAATTGGCTTTAGGTATTGCTGCTATACCATTTGTTTCTTTTATTTACGGTATTATACAAGGTAAATACAACTATAAAGTCATTAAGTATCAATTAACTTTTGATGATTTACCAGCAGCATTTGATGGCTATACCATCACTCAAATTTCAGACATTCACTCAGGTAGTTTTACCAATAGAGAAAAAATACAATATGGGGTGGATTTAATTAATGAGCAGCAATCAGATTTATTATTATTTACAGGTGATATTGTAAATAATAAGGCAGATGAAATGGATGATTGGATTGATGTCTTTGATAAACTTACAGCAAAAGAAGGCAAATACGCAATTCTAGGAAATCATGATTATGGAGATTATATGGATTGGAAAACGCCACAAGATAAAATTGATAATTTCGAGAAAGTAAAGAATATTCATAAAAGAATTGGTTTTGATTTGTTACTTGATGAACACAGGTATATTGAAAAAGATGGGGAGAAAATTGCTCTTTTGGGTGTAGAAAATTGGGGAAAAGGATTTAATCAAGCAGGAGATTTGGCAAAGGCTTCAGCTGGTGTAAGTAAAGACGATTTTAAAATATTAATGAGTCATGATCCTAGTCATTGGCAAGAAAAAGTAAAGAAAGACGATTTTAATTATCACTTAACTTTAAGTGGTCATACTCATGGTTTGCAAATGGGAATTGAGATTCCAGGATTTTTAAAATGGAGTCCTTCTCAATATGTTTACAAACAATGGGCTGGCTTGTATGAAGAATTTGGTCGATTTATAAATGTAAACAGAGGTTTTGGTTATCATGCTTTTCCTGGTAGAGTTGGTATTTGGCCAGAAATAACAGTTATAGAATTGAAAAAAGCCTGA
- a CDS encoding co-chaperone YbbN, with product MTKFGELISVEKPVLIDFYQDWDDVQATVDTLRDVAAALGDRAKVIKIDIKKNETLADALRVKGNPTFMIYKNGEMKWRQTGFQDANTLIGLVQKYV from the coding sequence ATGACAAAATTTGGAGAATTAATTAGTGTTGAGAAACCAGTTTTAATTGACTTTTATCAAGATTGGGATGATGTGCAAGCCACAGTAGATACTTTAAGAGATGTTGCTGCAGCATTGGGTGATAGAGCAAAAGTAATTAAGATTGATATTAAGAAAAATGAAACCTTGGCAGATGCTTTAAGAGTTAAAGGTAATCCTACTTTTATGATTTATAAAAATGGAGAAATGAAATGGCGTCAAACAGGTTTTCAAGATGCAAACACCTTAATTGGTTTAGTTCAGAAATACGTTTAA
- a CDS encoding DUF2723 domain-containing protein, producing MTVENYKKWNIILGWVTFAIALITYSLTLEPTVSAWDVGEYIATSVKLEVGHPPGAPLFQMLGAFFAMFTTDVSQIAKMVNFMSALASAFTILFMFWTISNLALKLSAKTGNVSKGKRIAVLGSSLVGSLTYTFSDSFWFSAVEGEVYAMSSFLMALLFWLGLKWESEIHTPRGNKWLVLISFVVGLSFGVHILSLLVIPAIVMLYFFKTYKNINLKTSAIATIFSVFVLILVFKFIFPFTLKFFSASELFFINSVGLPYNSGSIIAAIILVALFFFGLKFTRKKNKLTANTLILSLLFIVIGFSSWMMLPIRANANTTINENNPSSARELLAYYEREQYGDANVFYDTYYSNKYSDERDRENPTRDDKPKYEKKDGKYVIVNVYKDVLPNYSDKHKGFIPRMVNPASEEKYKAIAGIPKNSQRRPTFAENIKFMVSYQFGYMYGRYFMWNFVGRQNDIQGRLDIFNGNWLSGIDFIDEARLGSQKMLPWQALLNKGRNTYYFLPLLLGLVGLLFQIKWDKRNFFALFLFFAFTGFAIIFYTNPKPFEPRERDYAVVGSFYIFAIWVGFGVLALYEYLKNFATRKKVAIAVTVLCLLGVPTLMAFQNWDDHDRSNRYTTRLNAQAYLESTDPNAIMFTIGDNDTFPLWYMQEVEGIRTDVKLVNTSLFQTDWYIDQMKKKSYDADPIPSQLTHDEYKYGTLDVAYYFQELFPQLKDSVLDLDDFMKWIRSDSKRTFYDLDEDGNPEKILPTNKIRIPVNKENVLKNGIVAQKDADKIVPYIDITIDRAIAKNTILMLDILNNFNWERPIYFTGGSNTNSEYIWLKDYLQLDGVAFKLVPIKTPTKVYNENGQVVRELTLFDIGRIDPDKMYSNVKKWEWRNINDGKIYLDEQTKRNVISLRNSLIRLSAAFAEEGDTIKAIEVLDLSLEKMPIEDFDHYSLSMDYPEMYYQLGEVKKARTAAEDLIRLFREKLIWFSTFSSDDFDIIFEEFDVTFRYLYRGVIDQVSRYDSDQEFIQELQDEFNKTLNLFQHIMPEETE from the coding sequence ATGACAGTAGAAAATTATAAAAAATGGAACATCATTTTAGGATGGGTTACATTTGCAATTGCCTTAATTACTTATAGTTTAACTTTAGAACCAACTGTAAGTGCTTGGGATGTTGGAGAATATATTGCTACCTCTGTAAAATTAGAAGTTGGGCATCCTCCAGGAGCACCTCTATTTCAAATGTTAGGTGCGTTTTTTGCAATGTTTACTACAGACGTTTCACAAATTGCAAAAATGGTAAACTTTATGTCTGCTCTAGCCAGCGCATTTACCATTTTATTCATGTTTTGGACTATTAGTAATTTGGCTTTAAAATTATCAGCAAAGACAGGTAATGTATCTAAAGGTAAAAGAATTGCTGTACTTGGGAGTAGTTTGGTTGGTTCTTTAACCTATACATTTTCAGATAGCTTTTGGTTTAGTGCAGTTGAAGGCGAAGTTTATGCAATGTCATCATTTTTAATGGCTCTTTTATTTTGGCTAGGTTTAAAGTGGGAAAGCGAAATTCATACACCAAGAGGTAATAAATGGTTAGTTCTTATAAGTTTTGTAGTAGGTTTATCTTTTGGAGTGCACATTCTTTCGTTGTTGGTAATACCAGCAATTGTAATGTTATATTTCTTTAAGACGTACAAAAACATCAACCTAAAAACCTCTGCAATTGCTACAATTTTCTCAGTATTTGTTCTAATTTTAGTTTTTAAATTTATATTTCCTTTTACTTTAAAATTCTTTAGTGCATCAGAATTATTTTTTATCAACTCTGTTGGTTTGCCTTACAATTCTGGTAGTATCATTGCTGCAATTATTTTAGTAGCTCTTTTCTTTTTTGGTTTAAAATTTACCAGAAAGAAAAACAAACTAACTGCAAATACTTTAATCTTATCCTTATTATTTATAGTTATTGGTTTTTCATCTTGGATGATGCTACCTATTAGAGCAAATGCTAACACTACTATTAATGAGAATAACCCTTCTAGTGCAAGAGAATTGTTAGCTTACTATGAGCGTGAACAATATGGAGATGCTAATGTTTTTTACGACACATATTACTCAAATAAGTATAGTGATGAAAGAGACAGAGAAAACCCTACTAGAGATGATAAACCTAAGTATGAAAAGAAAGATGGCAAATACGTAATTGTTAATGTTTACAAAGATGTATTACCTAATTATTCAGATAAACATAAAGGATTTATTCCAAGAATGGTAAATCCTGCTTCAGAAGAAAAATACAAAGCTATCGCTGGTATTCCAAAAAACAGCCAAAGAAGACCAACTTTTGCAGAAAATATAAAGTTTATGGTTAGCTATCAATTTGGCTATATGTATGGACGTTATTTTATGTGGAATTTTGTAGGTAGACAAAATGATATTCAAGGAAGATTAGATATATTTAATGGAAATTGGTTAAGTGGAATTGATTTTATTGATGAAGCAAGACTAGGATCACAAAAAATGTTGCCTTGGCAAGCTTTATTAAATAAAGGTAGAAACACCTATTATTTCTTACCTCTATTATTAGGTTTAGTTGGTTTGTTATTTCAAATAAAGTGGGACAAACGAAACTTCTTTGCACTATTTCTATTCTTTGCCTTCACTGGTTTTGCAATTATTTTTTACACAAACCCAAAACCTTTTGAACCTAGAGAAAGAGATTATGCAGTTGTAGGTAGTTTTTACATTTTTGCAATTTGGGTAGGTTTTGGAGTCTTAGCACTTTATGAGTACCTTAAAAATTTCGCAACCCGTAAAAAAGTAGCTATTGCTGTAACTGTACTATGTTTATTAGGTGTACCAACTTTAATGGCTTTTCAAAACTGGGATGACCATGATAGGTCTAATAGATACACCACTCGTTTAAATGCACAAGCGTATTTAGAAAGCACAGATCCTAATGCTATTATGTTTACCATTGGTGATAATGATACTTTTCCTCTTTGGTATATGCAAGAAGTAGAAGGCATTAGAACCGATGTAAAACTGGTTAACACAAGTCTTTTTCAAACAGATTGGTACATAGACCAAATGAAGAAAAAGAGTTATGATGCAGATCCTATTCCATCTCAATTAACACATGATGAATACAAATATGGAACATTAGATGTTGCTTACTATTTTCAAGAATTATTTCCTCAGCTAAAAGATTCTGTTTTAGATTTAGACGATTTCATGAAATGGATTAGAAGTGATAGCAAAAGAACTTTTTACGATTTAGACGAAGATGGTAATCCTGAAAAGATTTTACCAACCAACAAAATTCGTATTCCTGTAAACAAAGAAAATGTATTAAAAAATGGAATTGTAGCTCAAAAAGATGCCGATAAAATTGTGCCTTATATCGATATTACTATTGATAGAGCCATTGCTAAAAACACCATTTTAATGCTAGACATCTTAAATAATTTTAATTGGGAAAGACCAATTTATTTTACAGGTGGCTCTAACACAAATAGCGAATATATTTGGCTGAAAGACTATTTACAATTAGATGGTGTTGCTTTTAAATTAGTACCAATAAAAACACCAACTAAAGTTTACAATGAAAATGGGCAGGTGGTTCGTGAACTTACGCTCTTTGATATTGGTAGAATCGATCCTGATAAAATGTACAGCAATGTCAAGAAATGGGAATGGAGAAATATTAACGATGGCAAAATCTATTTAGATGAGCAAACCAAAAGAAACGTTATTTCTTTGAGAAATAGTTTAATACGTTTATCTGCAGCATTTGCAGAAGAAGGTGATACTATTAAAGCCATCGAAGTTTTAGACCTTTCTTTAGAGAAAATGCCAATTGAAGATTTTGACCACTATAGCTTATCTATGGATTATCCAGAAATGTATTATCAATTAGGTGAAGTTAAAAAAGCAAGAACAGCAGCAGAAGATTTAATTCGTTTATTTAGAGAAAAATTAATTTGGTTTAGCACCTTTTCATCTGATGATTTTGATATTATTTTCGAAGAATTTGATGTTACCTTTAGATATCTATATAGAGGTGTTATAGATCAAGTTTCACGATACGATTCAGATCAAGAATTCATACAAGAATTGCAAGATGAGTTTAATAAAACACTAAATCTTTTTCAGCATATCATGCCAGAAGAAACAGAATAA
- a CDS encoding LacI family DNA-binding transcriptional regulator — MAKKNKTTIKDIANVLNISTAAVSKALHNDSRISEKTKKAVRQVAENLNYQPNHLASALRSGKSKLIGVIVPKTNSNFFSSVIHNIEEGLNKEGYNIIITQSNESYKKECANIDALLFTQVDGIIASMANETVNLDHYEKIKAAGIPLITFDRGENDLNVDYIGIDDYNSSHIIVDHLVEQGCKRIAHIGGFKRTRIYNNRIRGYTDALKKHKLPLDNELLIESSLTKEDGRAKMQDLLNLKDRPDAVYVAGDYAALGVLELLKEQNISIPNDIALVGFGNEPFTDIVSPKITSVNQHSYEIGRIAARTFLEYEGQQEIKQTLKKNILEAELIVRESSKRK, encoded by the coding sequence TTGGCTAAAAAAAACAAAACTACCATAAAAGATATTGCAAATGTCTTAAACATTTCTACAGCAGCTGTTTCAAAAGCGCTGCATAATGATAGTAGAATTAGTGAAAAAACAAAGAAAGCAGTAAGACAAGTTGCCGAAAATTTAAACTATCAGCCTAACCATTTAGCCAGTGCTTTACGAAGTGGAAAAAGTAAACTTATTGGTGTTATTGTGCCAAAAACAAACAGTAACTTCTTTTCCTCTGTTATTCATAATATAGAAGAAGGCCTAAATAAAGAAGGGTATAACATTATTATAACGCAATCTAACGAATCTTATAAAAAAGAGTGTGCAAACATTGATGCACTTCTTTTTACCCAAGTAGATGGTATTATTGCATCTATGGCAAATGAGACTGTAAATTTAGATCATTATGAAAAAATTAAAGCTGCAGGAATTCCGTTAATCACTTTTGATAGAGGTGAAAATGATTTGAATGTTGATTATATTGGTATTGATGATTATAACAGTAGCCATATTATTGTAGATCATTTAGTAGAACAAGGTTGTAAAAGAATTGCACATATTGGTGGTTTTAAAAGAACACGAATTTATAATAACAGAATTCGAGGATATACAGATGCATTAAAAAAACACAAATTACCTCTAGACAATGAACTCTTAATTGAAAGTAGTTTAACCAAAGAAGATGGTAGAGCAAAAATGCAAGATTTACTTAATCTGAAAGACAGACCAGATGCTGTTTATGTTGCTGGAGATTATGCTGCTTTGGGTGTTTTAGAGCTTTTAAAAGAACAAAACATTTCAATACCAAATGATATCGCATTGGTAGGTTTTGGTAACGAACCCTTTACAGATATTGTTAGCCCTAAAATTACAAGTGTTAATCAACATAGTTATGAAATTGGAAGAATAGCTGCTAGAACATTTTTAGAATACGAAGGTCAGCAAGAAATTAAACAAACCTTAAAGAAGAATATTTTAGAAGCAGAGTTGATTGTTAGAGAATCTTCGAAAAGAAAATAA
- a CDS encoding sugar kinase: MGKVVTFGEIMLRLAPQGFLRFSQANNFDVVYGGGESNVAVSLANYGVDVDFVTRLPKNDIGECAMMEMRKRGVGVDKIVYGGDRLGIYFLETGAVSRGSKVVYDRAHSAISEIESGMIDWDSVFEGVEWFHWTGITPAISQGAADVCLEAVKAASAKGVTISTDLNYRAKLWTYCDDAHREKIMTEITSYCDIILGNEEDAEKHFGIHPEGLDVHKHGHDVKAEAFLSVCKQMMEKFPRAKKVITTLRGSISASHNTWAGVLYDGSKMYETRQYQITDIVDRVGGGDSFMGGLIYGLLKYPEDDQNALDFAVAASCLKHTIKGDANLVTVSEVEKLMGGDASGRVAR, from the coding sequence ATGGGAAAAGTAGTAACATTTGGAGAAATCATGTTAAGATTAGCTCCACAAGGATTTTTAAGATTTTCACAAGCAAATAACTTTGATGTAGTTTATGGTGGAGGAGAATCTAACGTAGCAGTTTCATTAGCAAATTATGGTGTAGATGTAGATTTTGTAACACGTTTACCAAAGAATGACATTGGTGAATGTGCAATGATGGAGATGAGAAAACGTGGAGTTGGCGTTGATAAAATTGTTTATGGTGGAGATCGTTTAGGAATTTATTTTTTAGAAACAGGAGCTGTATCAAGAGGTTCAAAAGTAGTTTATGATAGAGCACATTCTGCAATTTCAGAAATAGAATCTGGTATGATTGATTGGGATAGCGTTTTTGAAGGTGTAGAGTGGTTTCATTGGACAGGTATTACACCAGCAATTTCTCAAGGAGCAGCAGACGTTTGTTTAGAAGCTGTAAAAGCAGCTAGTGCAAAAGGAGTTACTATTTCTACAGATTTAAATTATAGAGCAAAATTATGGACCTATTGTGATGATGCTCATAGAGAAAAAATAATGACAGAAATTACTTCTTACTGTGATATTATTTTAGGTAATGAAGAAGATGCAGAAAAACATTTTGGTATTCATCCAGAAGGTTTAGATGTACATAAACATGGTCATGATGTTAAAGCAGAGGCTTTTTTATCTGTTTGTAAGCAAATGATGGAGAAATTTCCAAGAGCTAAAAAAGTAATTACAACTTTAAGAGGTTCTATTTCTGCTTCTCACAATACATGGGCTGGTGTTTTGTATGATGGTTCTAAAATGTACGAAACTCGCCAATATCAAATTACAGATATCGTAGATAGAGTTGGTGGAGGAGATTCTTTCATGGGAGGTTTAATTTACGGATTATTAAAATACCCAGAAGATGATCAAAATGCATTAGATTTTGCAGTTGCAGCTTCATGTTTAAAACATACAATTAAAGGAGATGCTAATTTAGTAACTGTATCTGAAGTAGAAAAATTAATGGGAGGTGATGCTTCTGGAAGAGTAGCAAGATAA